From a single Collibacillus ludicampi genomic region:
- a CDS encoding flavodoxin family protein has product MKILVLNGSTRRHGNTELLAEKVTEGLSCTKIFLSEKKIDPIRDMRHTAEGFPDVEDDYEEVLQALLAHDTVVFATPLYWYGMSGNMKTCIDRWSQSLRDKRFSFKEIMSQKQAYVVIVGGDQPKVEALPLVQQFSLIFKYIGMTFAGYVIGKGNKPGEVLQDEAALDQAAAINRMLKEGAKK; this is encoded by the coding sequence ATGAAGATTCTGGTCTTGAACGGGAGTACGCGTCGTCACGGTAACACAGAACTTCTCGCCGAAAAAGTAACGGAAGGGTTATCGTGCACCAAGATCTTTTTGAGCGAGAAAAAGATAGACCCCATCCGGGATATGCGTCACACAGCAGAGGGCTTTCCTGATGTGGAGGATGACTACGAAGAAGTGTTGCAGGCATTGCTGGCCCATGACACGGTGGTATTTGCCACTCCGTTGTACTGGTACGGCATGTCGGGCAACATGAAAACATGTATCGATCGGTGGTCACAAAGCCTGCGGGACAAACGGTTTTCCTTTAAAGAGATCATGTCGCAAAAACAGGCGTACGTCGTTATTGTCGGCGGAGATCAGCCGAAAGTGGAAGCTTTGCCGCTGGTACAGCAATTTTCGCTCATTTTCAAATACATAGGGATGACGTTTGCCGGCTATGTGATCGGCAAGGGGAATAAACCGGGGGAAGTGTTGCAGGATGAGGCTGCGTTGGATCAGGCCGCTGCAATAAACCGGATGTTGAAAGAAGGGGCAAAAAAGTAG
- a CDS encoding dynamin family protein translates to MTPVQGAVTVNTRQELSEKLAAIAHAFALAGDEVNRRKMNDLLQKLQNNTFVLAFCGHFSAGKSSMINALIGEQLLPTSPIPTSANVVTIRSGESFARAYLLSGDMIEFDSAEHLDEIKNYCINGDTVEAVEISHPTEKLPSGVQVMDTPGIDSTDDAHKIATESALHLADVILYVMDYNHVQSEVNFEFTKTLKERNKPVYLVINQIDKHNDWELTFEEFKQSVQEGFSTWQIEPDGMYFTTLAEPFHPENQLRELSQRIQQLFAVKDQLILHSVLHTAAYLIEEHGKWKAKENDEERQMYQTVLAEAENVQETLDRFAVLQSEMKALEQKPGQLEHELKQELFSLIDHAILTPFSTTERARLYLQSRKPGFKVGFFFAANKTKAEKESRLQALYEELRERVSSQLDWHMKELLARIPERFGPVPEEYLQKVYAIDLSFGPDLIERSVKEGALSHVEEYVYNFTKELAGEIRSMYRRTASAFIEEAVAYCQQAVQREIASLREESQELTRVIEAKTRLQEIAEAEQRYVAALQNQLQIDWELDPERMLVCQPEGGVETDSVLFAEPTFPLQRKESAAIVSKIVDVPKTPSSEDGGNLFAEKEPEQPGESTGNETYKEQLRHTANMLRNASKVISDVIGMQSAAKAMVQRAERLENNLFTVALFGAFSAGKSSFANALMGNRVLPVSPNPTTAAINKILPPTEKYPHGTVRVKIKSLDEMMADVCHSLSYFERQAQDFDEAVAHIETLEGTAIHPNAKPHYTFLKAVARGIEEMRPHLGGEQLVDLNAFQEFVAREEKACFAEWIELYYDCPLTAQGIALVDTPGADSINARHTGVAFEYIKNADAVLFVTYYNHAFSFADREFLIQLGRVKDTFEMDKMFFIVNAADLAHSEEELSGVVAHVRKNLVSCGISMPRIYPVSSQTALLARMHGKGLLSDGEEKLYRQRMGIGSDSPLPDTKSGLERSGLATFEKDFFTFTIEELTAIAVKAAYAEVKQSLAALDELIAMANEAESARTAKLAEIARGRQSIEQGIREIETASEERSIEKEISELMYYVKQRIFLRFPDLFKTSFNPAVLKDDGRDIKKTLSQCLDELLRFIGYDLAQEMRATALRVEKAAGKSVQRIHDKITDVVKGVWPACMLQAPMPFTRETPEFSEQLPGDRGTFAPSLSFYKNAKDFFENNMKEKMKEDLEKRLQEPVTAYLQAAEERLKAVYLESFRQAAQEDKSIVHAEIEEYAKGLEAALSLQMDVRELEEKRLSLMALMADS, encoded by the coding sequence ATGACTCCAGTACAGGGTGCAGTCACTGTCAATACGCGTCAAGAACTTTCTGAGAAACTGGCGGCTATTGCGCATGCATTCGCTCTTGCAGGTGATGAAGTCAATCGCCGTAAAATGAACGATTTATTGCAAAAATTGCAAAATAATACGTTCGTGCTTGCGTTTTGCGGACATTTTTCCGCGGGAAAATCGAGTATGATCAATGCGTTAATCGGTGAACAGTTATTGCCGACGAGCCCGATTCCTACCAGTGCGAATGTGGTAACGATTCGTTCGGGGGAATCGTTCGCCAGAGCGTATCTGTTAAGCGGAGACATGATTGAATTCGATTCCGCAGAACATCTGGATGAGATCAAAAACTATTGTATCAATGGCGACACGGTGGAAGCGGTTGAAATCAGTCACCCAACGGAGAAATTGCCTTCTGGGGTGCAAGTGATGGATACACCGGGGATCGATTCGACGGATGATGCACATAAAATTGCGACCGAATCGGCGCTTCACTTGGCTGACGTGATTCTTTATGTGATGGATTATAATCACGTCCAGTCCGAAGTGAACTTCGAATTCACGAAGACATTGAAAGAACGAAACAAGCCGGTTTATCTCGTGATCAATCAGATCGATAAACACAATGATTGGGAACTCACGTTTGAAGAATTTAAACAGAGTGTACAGGAAGGATTCTCCACATGGCAAATTGAACCCGACGGGATGTATTTCACGACATTGGCTGAGCCGTTCCATCCCGAAAATCAATTGAGGGAATTGTCACAGCGCATTCAACAACTGTTCGCAGTCAAAGATCAATTGATCCTCCACAGCGTGTTGCACACGGCCGCTTATCTGATCGAGGAACATGGCAAGTGGAAAGCGAAGGAGAATGACGAAGAGCGGCAGATGTATCAAACGGTGCTTGCGGAGGCGGAGAATGTACAAGAAACGCTGGATCGTTTCGCTGTTCTGCAAAGCGAGATGAAAGCGCTGGAACAAAAGCCCGGTCAATTGGAACATGAATTAAAACAAGAGCTTTTTTCCTTGATCGATCATGCGATTTTGACACCGTTTTCAACCACCGAGCGGGCGCGCTTGTATTTGCAAAGCCGCAAACCGGGTTTCAAAGTCGGTTTCTTTTTTGCCGCAAATAAAACGAAGGCAGAAAAGGAAAGCCGCTTGCAAGCGCTTTACGAAGAACTGCGGGAACGGGTGTCTTCCCAGTTGGATTGGCATATGAAAGAGCTTCTTGCAAGAATTCCCGAACGTTTTGGCCCAGTGCCGGAAGAATATTTACAAAAGGTGTATGCGATCGATCTCTCCTTTGGTCCTGATTTGATCGAGCGCTCGGTCAAAGAAGGGGCATTAAGTCACGTGGAGGAATATGTTTACAATTTCACAAAAGAACTCGCGGGTGAGATCAGAAGTATGTACCGCCGTACCGCTTCGGCTTTTATCGAAGAAGCGGTGGCATACTGCCAACAAGCGGTTCAACGGGAAATCGCCTCGCTTCGTGAGGAGAGTCAGGAACTGACCCGTGTGATCGAAGCGAAAACGCGTTTGCAAGAGATTGCCGAGGCTGAACAAAGATATGTGGCCGCTTTACAGAATCAATTGCAGATCGATTGGGAACTCGATCCGGAGCGCATGCTTGTGTGTCAGCCGGAAGGGGGCGTCGAGACGGATTCCGTATTGTTTGCGGAGCCTACTTTTCCGTTGCAAAGAAAAGAATCGGCTGCCATTGTTTCGAAGATCGTCGATGTTCCAAAGACTCCATCCTCCGAAGACGGTGGTAATCTTTTTGCTGAAAAGGAACCGGAACAGCCAGGAGAAAGCACCGGCAATGAGACCTATAAAGAACAGCTGCGCCATACAGCGAACATGTTGCGGAATGCGTCGAAAGTCATCTCCGATGTCATCGGCATGCAATCGGCAGCCAAGGCGATGGTGCAACGGGCGGAAAGGCTTGAAAACAATCTCTTTACCGTGGCTTTATTCGGTGCTTTCAGTGCCGGCAAATCATCGTTCGCGAACGCACTCATGGGAAACCGCGTTTTGCCAGTGTCCCCGAATCCGACGACGGCTGCCATCAATAAGATTCTGCCGCCCACCGAGAAGTATCCGCATGGAACGGTTCGCGTGAAGATCAAGAGTCTGGATGAAATGATGGCAGATGTCTGCCATTCGCTCTCCTATTTTGAACGGCAGGCGCAAGACTTCGACGAAGCCGTCGCGCACATCGAAACGCTTGAAGGCACAGCGATCCATCCCAACGCGAAGCCTCATTATACGTTTTTAAAAGCGGTCGCGAGGGGGATCGAAGAGATGCGTCCCCATTTGGGAGGAGAACAGCTTGTCGATCTCAATGCCTTTCAGGAGTTTGTGGCGCGAGAGGAAAAAGCGTGTTTTGCCGAGTGGATCGAATTGTACTATGATTGTCCATTGACTGCGCAAGGCATAGCCCTGGTAGACACGCCGGGCGCCGATTCGATTAATGCCCGTCATACGGGAGTGGCTTTCGAATATATCAAAAATGCGGATGCGGTCTTGTTTGTGACGTATTACAACCATGCCTTCTCTTTTGCGGACCGCGAGTTTCTGATCCAATTGGGACGCGTGAAAGATACGTTTGAAATGGATAAAATGTTCTTCATCGTCAACGCGGCAGATCTGGCCCACTCGGAGGAAGAATTGTCCGGAGTGGTCGCACATGTGCGGAAAAATCTCGTTTCATGCGGGATTTCGATGCCGCGCATCTATCCGGTTTCCAGTCAAACGGCACTCTTGGCGCGCATGCACGGAAAAGGGCTGTTGTCCGATGGAGAAGAAAAATTGTACAGACAACGGATGGGAATCGGTTCGGACTCGCCCTTGCCGGATACGAAGAGCGGACTTGAGCGATCGGGACTTGCAACATTCGAGAAAGACTTTTTTACTTTCACGATTGAAGAATTGACGGCGATCGCTGTCAAAGCCGCTTATGCAGAAGTGAAGCAATCCCTTGCCGCGCTGGACGAATTAATCGCTATGGCCAATGAAGCGGAATCGGCTCGTACGGCAAAACTCGCGGAGATTGCGCGAGGGCGACAAAGTATCGAACAGGGGATCCGGGAGATCGAGACCGCATCAGAAGAGCGTTCGATCGAGAAGGAAATCAGCGAATTAATGTACTATGTAAAACAGCGTATTTTCCTGCGCTTCCCTGATCTCTTCAAAACATCGTTCAATCCGGCTGTCTTGAAGGACGATGGAAGGGATATCAAGAAGACCCTATCACAGTGTCTCGATGAACTTTTACGCTTTATCGGTTATGATCTGGCACAGGAAATGCGTGCGACCGCCTTGCGGGTAGAAAAAGCGGCAGGAAAAAGTGTGCAGCGCATTCACGACAAGATCACGGACGTGGTGAAAGGTGTATGGCCGGCATGCATGTTGCAAGCCCCTATGCCCTTTACCCGCGAGACCCCTGAGTTTAGTGAACAACTGCCTGGGGATCGGGGAACATTCGCACCTTCACTAAGCTTTTATAAGAACGCTAAAGATTTTTTTGAGAACAATATGAAAGAGAAAATGAAAGAGGATCTGGAGAAGCGGCTTCAAGAACCCGTCACTGCCTATCTGCAGGCTGCGGAAGAGAGGCTTAAAGCTGTTTATCTGGAATCGTTCCGCCAAGCGGCGCAAGAGGATAAGTCGATAGTACATGCGGAAATTGAAGAATATGCGAAAGGGCTTGAGGCAGCGCTTTCGTTGCAGATGGATGTACGTGAGTTGGAAGAGAAGCGTCTGTCCTTGATGGCTTTGATGGCCGATTCTTGA
- a CDS encoding thiol-disulfide oxidoreductase DCC family protein: MRDARSNHVLQENLKGAIVLFDGKCLFCNFWVSFIVRHDPLAYFRFASLQSDIARSLLLSYAMNVEAMDSVVLLEKRKCYTHSTAVLRIFRKLKGPWKLFYVFMLVPKLVRDAVYRWLAKNRYRIFGKREHCPIPTKEIRERLLDS; this comes from the coding sequence ATGAGAGACGCCCGCTCTAATCATGTTCTCCAAGAAAACCTAAAGGGTGCGATCGTTCTCTTCGATGGGAAGTGTCTTTTTTGCAACTTTTGGGTTTCTTTCATTGTGCGTCATGACCCATTGGCGTATTTTCGTTTCGCTTCTCTTCAATCGGACATCGCCCGTTCCCTGTTGCTTTCTTATGCGATGAATGTGGAAGCCATGGACTCGGTCGTTCTCTTAGAGAAGCGGAAATGCTATACCCACTCGACAGCGGTGCTTCGCATCTTTAGAAAGTTAAAGGGGCCATGGAAACTTTTCTATGTTTTTATGCTCGTCCCAAAGCTCGTGCGGGATGCGGTGTACCGATGGTTGGCGAAAAACCGGTACAGGATTTTTGGGAAAAGAGAGCATTGCCCAATACCGACGAAAGAAATCCGGGAGAGATTACTCGATTCATGA
- a CDS encoding DUF3147 family protein: protein MLFTLAKALVSALVILFVTWLANRSPTFWGWIAALPLVSLLSAFWLSVGQQNSREIADFLTGVLWGLIPTALLLLVIVLCLRYHVSFLLSLFIGIGIWGVITCLVQASQN, encoded by the coding sequence ATGCTTTTTACGTTAGCCAAAGCACTAGTTTCTGCCTTAGTTATTTTGTTCGTCACCTGGTTAGCGAATAGATCACCCACGTTCTGGGGATGGATTGCAGCTCTACCACTGGTCAGTTTGCTATCCGCCTTTTGGTTGTCAGTAGGACAACAAAATTCCAGGGAAATTGCTGATTTTTTGACGGGAGTTTTGTGGGGATTAATCCCAACTGCACTTCTATTACTTGTTATTGTTCTTTGCCTGAGGTACCATGTTTCTTTCCTGTTGTCTCTTTTTATAGGTATCGGCATATGGGGTGTGATCACTTGTTTAGTCCAAGCCTCGCAGAATTAA
- a CDS encoding cupin domain-containing protein has protein sequence MSVHQTSSIAWERTHIEGILSKNLIEYPEGTVKLVLLESGSAYPEHQHPDRTEYVYVLEGSVVLSVGESEYTCQIGDCIIIPVNERHALHNQTDKRTVLLIGAIFHQKDESEITKQRVRQENLKNIIREIIQEELQSFYQKIEDLITFDNTKK, from the coding sequence ATGTCTGTTCATCAAACTTCGTCGATCGCATGGGAAAGGACTCATATAGAAGGAATATTGAGCAAGAATCTCATCGAATATCCGGAGGGTACGGTAAAACTTGTTTTGTTGGAGTCTGGTTCTGCATATCCGGAGCATCAACATCCAGACCGGACAGAGTATGTATACGTTTTGGAAGGATCCGTGGTCTTGTCGGTTGGGGAGAGTGAGTACACTTGTCAGATTGGAGATTGTATTATTATTCCTGTCAATGAACGTCATGCGCTTCACAATCAGACGGATAAACGAACGGTTTTATTGATAGGCGCTATTTTCCATCAGAAGGACGAATCTGAAATCACCAAGCAAAGAGTTCGTCAAGAAAACCTGAAAAACATTATTCGTGAAATCATACAGGAGGAATTACAAAGCTTTTATCAAAAGATTGAAGATCTCATTACATTTGATAATACGAAAAAATAA
- a CDS encoding hemolysin family protein encodes MADSSTWLLSLFLLLVNGFFVMSEFGLVSLRFTRIEQLAAEGKTLAEKVKHMLETRDAYLAACQVGITLTSLGLGRIGEPTLAHILEPLFEKGFNLLQGMGLHVSPGTIDVINSTLSFILVTFFVLVLGEQLPKLIAIKNAERFAMWTAHPLDLFYRVSFPLTWFVNKSVDFLMRRLHMEGPALDAPHSEEEIKFIVNTSHQHGVLDETERELLDNVLEFSDKVAREVMIPRTDMVCLYVEDSLEENLEVARREGHTRYPLCMEDKDHIVGMIHIKDLFMAESKKVSNLLDLKREIPTVAEAASISSVLKLMQKRRAQMAVVVDEYGGTAGVVTMENLLEELVGNIQDEHDLERPEIEVLDEWRTSVDGSMLIDEINDFFDLDIDTDEVDTIAGYVMMKLPVPKVGDIIAIGPYEVAIQEMDGFRIKRLLFTLLEPQKEV; translated from the coding sequence TTGGCTGATTCATCCACGTGGCTGTTGTCCTTATTTTTATTATTGGTGAACGGATTTTTTGTTATGTCAGAGTTCGGACTGGTTTCATTACGGTTTACTCGCATTGAGCAATTGGCAGCGGAAGGGAAAACACTGGCGGAAAAAGTGAAACATATGCTGGAAACACGCGATGCGTATCTGGCTGCTTGTCAGGTAGGAATCACCTTAACAAGCCTCGGATTGGGGCGCATTGGCGAACCGACTCTGGCACATATCCTTGAACCGCTCTTCGAAAAAGGATTCAATCTCTTGCAAGGCATGGGTCTTCACGTATCACCTGGCACGATCGATGTCATAAATAGTACACTTTCGTTCATTTTGGTTACATTTTTTGTCCTTGTTCTCGGAGAACAATTGCCGAAATTGATCGCGATCAAAAATGCGGAAAGATTTGCGATGTGGACCGCCCATCCGCTTGATCTCTTTTACCGGGTTTCCTTTCCGCTCACATGGTTTGTCAACAAATCTGTTGATTTCTTGATGAGAAGATTACATATGGAAGGTCCGGCACTTGACGCTCCGCATTCTGAAGAAGAGATCAAATTTATTGTGAATACTTCCCATCAACATGGGGTTTTAGATGAAACAGAACGGGAATTGCTCGACAATGTACTGGAGTTTTCCGATAAAGTGGCGAGAGAAGTCATGATTCCTCGTACCGATATGGTATGTCTGTATGTGGAAGACAGTCTGGAAGAGAATCTTGAGGTGGCAAGAAGAGAAGGGCATACACGCTACCCGCTCTGTATGGAAGACAAAGACCATATCGTGGGAATGATCCATATCAAAGACCTGTTTATGGCGGAAAGCAAGAAAGTATCCAATCTGCTCGACTTAAAGAGGGAAATCCCGACGGTGGCCGAAGCGGCTTCCATCAGCAGTGTTTTGAAACTGATGCAGAAACGTCGGGCACAAATGGCGGTGGTCGTCGATGAGTACGGTGGGACGGCAGGAGTTGTGACGATGGAGAACCTGCTGGAAGAACTGGTTGGAAACATTCAGGACGAGCATGACCTCGAACGCCCGGAAATCGAAGTGCTCGATGAGTGGCGGACATCAGTGGATGGCTCGATGTTGATCGACGAAATCAACGATTTCTTCGATTTGGATATCGATACCGATGAGGTCGACACGATCGCCGGATATGTCATGATGAAGCTGCCGGTACCGAAAGTCGGTGATATCATCGCTATTGGCCCATATGAAGTCGCGATTCAAGAAATGGACGGGTTCCGTATCAAACGACTTCTGTTTACGTTACTGGAGCCCCAGAAAGAAGTATAA
- a CDS encoding globin domain-containing protein, with translation MEYYESTLYELIGGAETIRRLVEAFYSKVAVHPDLKPIFPEDFTEVKEKQYLFLTQFFGGPPLYSNVYGHPMLRARHMQFPVTPTRVQAWLSCMSAAMDEIGLEGTYRDAMFERLKMTAHHMMNTPEEKEAT, from the coding sequence ATGGAGTATTATGAATCCACCCTGTACGAACTCATCGGAGGGGCAGAAACGATTCGCCGTTTGGTGGAAGCGTTCTACTCGAAAGTAGCTGTTCATCCGGATCTGAAACCGATTTTCCCGGAAGATTTTACGGAAGTGAAAGAGAAACAATATTTATTTCTCACCCAATTTTTTGGCGGACCTCCTCTCTATAGTAACGTATACGGACATCCGATGTTGCGTGCACGCCATATGCAATTCCCCGTCACGCCCACGCGAGTCCAAGCATGGCTCTCTTGCATGAGCGCTGCAATGGACGAAATCGGGCTCGAAGGTACTTATCGTGACGCCATGTTTGAGAGACTCAAAATGACCGCTCATCACATGATGAATACGCCTGAAGAAAAAGAAGCCACTTGA
- a CDS encoding YwmB family TATA-box binding protein, giving the protein MRKLVSYLCLIVMAVGMVTLLTSQGTKAEMENSSSVLEQAFLATDAQVEQYSVRGFAVKKNQWMEWEDVSRLAHALAASMNMKNIKQENTKQADENQVRLYGQWDDQTHIMVSVLSMKKSQMDVQTITIIKVDRQGNSWQPLNSIQKRLRYTALFYGIPMEISTTLQGTVAAYWNEKQQEQIIGRVFRTVGAKEVEGLQSPKVTSISAYTPKIAEHIVSRQRPINLQVAAHYDQYRQKTHVVIGSPVITVEY; this is encoded by the coding sequence ATGCGCAAGCTGGTTTCCTATCTATGTCTGATCGTGATGGCGGTCGGTATGGTGACCTTGCTTACATCACAAGGGACGAAAGCGGAAATGGAAAATTCGTCTTCCGTATTGGAGCAGGCGTTTCTAGCGACAGATGCTCAAGTGGAACAGTATTCGGTACGCGGTTTTGCCGTGAAGAAGAACCAATGGATGGAATGGGAAGACGTTTCCCGTCTGGCACATGCCTTGGCCGCTTCCATGAACATGAAGAACATCAAACAGGAGAATACAAAGCAAGCGGATGAAAACCAAGTGCGTCTCTACGGACAATGGGATGATCAGACACATATTATGGTATCGGTTCTCAGCATGAAAAAGTCGCAGATGGACGTACAAACGATAACGATCATCAAAGTGGATCGGCAGGGGAATTCTTGGCAGCCATTGAATTCCATCCAGAAACGCCTTCGTTATACAGCTCTTTTCTACGGCATTCCTATGGAAATCAGCACGACATTGCAAGGAACAGTTGCTGCCTATTGGAATGAAAAGCAGCAAGAACAAATCATCGGCCGCGTGTTCAGAACCGTGGGAGCGAAAGAAGTGGAAGGTTTGCAATCTCCAAAAGTAACCAGCATTTCTGCGTATACCCCTAAGATTGCAGAGCATATCGTAAGCCGTCAACGGCCGATCAATCTTCAAGTTGCGGCACATTATGATCAGTACCGTCAGAAAACGCATGTCGTGATCGGGAGTCCAGTGATCACGGTGGAATACTGA
- a CDS encoding VOC family protein, with amino-acid sequence MIKGLYEAHLPVSNLSNSIEFYKRLGLEIAYQSEKIAFFWIEKGRSWLGLWETDEVKTPYHPSLRHIAFQVDLEDIQKAKEWLEQKGIPVRTAFNFPPDKQPLVLPNNPHAHAAIYFHDPDGNSLELIAPLRLDFEEEFEMMTLEEWFN; translated from the coding sequence GTGATAAAGGGGTTATATGAAGCACATTTACCAGTTAGTAATCTTTCTAATTCAATTGAATTCTATAAGAGGTTAGGATTAGAAATTGCTTATCAAAGTGAAAAAATAGCTTTTTTTTGGATTGAAAAAGGACGCAGTTGGTTGGGGCTCTGGGAAACTGACGAAGTAAAAACTCCTTACCATCCTTCATTAAGACATATTGCATTCCAAGTTGATTTGGAAGACATTCAAAAAGCAAAGGAATGGCTAGAACAAAAAGGAATACCGGTACGAACAGCTTTTAATTTTCCACCCGACAAACAACCGCTTGTATTACCAAACAATCCACATGCTCATGCAGCGATTTATTTTCATGACCCTGATGGAAACTCACTTGAGCTGATTGCACCTTTACGATTAGACTTCGAAGAAGAATTTGAAATGATGACATTAGAAGAATGGTTCAATTAA
- a CDS encoding MarR family winged helix-turn-helix transcriptional regulator produces MNAQELSRIFTSIYYHCHPQFTIPLSHSSVRALQYIAMNKGVTVREVAEHLGCAHNTASEILRRLADKKMLSRKRRREDERVVELKVTPLGWKALEEHTGLDIEKLDNLLRNMPKEDKEQIFKGFSLLLRHLKEGQ; encoded by the coding sequence ATGAATGCCCAGGAACTTTCTCGAATATTTACTTCAATTTATTACCACTGTCATCCCCAGTTTACCATTCCATTATCGCACTCATCTGTCCGTGCACTTCAATATATTGCAATGAATAAGGGGGTTACTGTCCGCGAGGTGGCTGAACATTTAGGTTGTGCACATAACACAGCTTCCGAGATTCTCCGTCGCCTAGCCGATAAAAAAATGCTTTCCCGGAAACGAAGAAGAGAGGATGAACGAGTTGTCGAACTAAAGGTTACCCCATTGGGCTGGAAAGCTCTTGAAGAACACACGGGGTTGGATATTGAAAAATTAGATAATTTACTCCGTAACATGCCGAAAGAAGATAAAGAACAAATCTTTAAGGGATTTTCGTTGCTACTAAGGCATCTTAAGGAGGGACAATAA
- the hmpA gene encoding NO-inducible flavohemoprotein: MLRAKTLEIVKSTVPVLEQHGKEITTHFYKMMLGNHPELLNIFNHANQKQGRQQTALANAVYAAAAHIDNLEAIMPTVIQIAHKHRSLGIKPEHYPIVGKYLLMAIKDVLGDAATDEIIEAWREAYQAIADVFISVEADMYRQAEQQEGGWADFRNFVVDKKVKESDVITSFYLKPEDGKAIASFLPGQYISVKVSIPGDQYTHIRQYSLSDSPGKDYYRISVKREDGSADKQAGVVSTFLHNHVQEGDILRISAPAGDFVLNMEKETPVVLLSGGVGLTPMISMLNTIVEKQPGREVTFIHAAINSKVHAMREHVARLAAEREHVRSFVCYSNPTDEDRKSGNFDKEGFVDLEWLQTIVPSPQADFYFCGPVPFMRSIYHALKQWGVAEEAIHFEFFGPKGEL; encoded by the coding sequence ATGTTACGTGCGAAAACGTTAGAAATTGTTAAATCCACGGTACCTGTATTAGAACAACATGGGAAAGAGATCACTACCCATTTTTACAAGATGATGTTGGGCAATCACCCAGAGCTGTTGAATATATTTAACCATGCAAACCAAAAACAAGGTAGACAACAAACGGCGCTTGCCAATGCTGTTTATGCGGCTGCGGCACATATCGACAATCTTGAGGCGATCATGCCAACCGTTATACAAATTGCTCACAAACACAGAAGCTTAGGCATTAAACCAGAGCATTATCCAATTGTGGGTAAGTACTTACTGATGGCCATTAAAGATGTACTGGGAGATGCAGCAACGGATGAAATCATCGAAGCATGGAGGGAAGCGTATCAAGCCATTGCCGATGTATTCATCAGCGTGGAAGCGGACATGTACCGGCAAGCCGAACAACAAGAGGGCGGTTGGGCAGACTTCAGGAATTTTGTGGTAGACAAAAAAGTGAAAGAAAGCGATGTGATCACGTCTTTCTATTTAAAACCGGAAGATGGCAAGGCGATCGCTTCATTTCTACCCGGACAGTATATCAGTGTAAAAGTGTCGATCCCAGGAGACCAATACACGCATATTCGTCAATACAGTTTATCTGACTCACCAGGTAAAGATTACTACCGCATCAGTGTCAAACGTGAAGACGGAAGTGCTGACAAGCAAGCAGGGGTTGTCTCCACGTTCCTGCACAATCATGTACAAGAAGGCGACATTTTGCGAATCAGCGCGCCCGCAGGAGATTTTGTGCTGAATATGGAAAAAGAGACGCCTGTTGTACTGCTCAGTGGCGGGGTTGGATTGACGCCTATGATCAGCATGTTGAATACGATTGTTGAAAAACAGCCTGGACGTGAAGTCACGTTCATTCACGCAGCGATCAACAGTAAAGTGCACGCGATGAGAGAGCATGTCGCCCGCTTGGCGGCCGAACGGGAACATGTACGCTCTTTTGTATGCTACTCAAATCCAACGGATGAAGACAGAAAGTCCGGCAATTTTGATAAAGAAGGTTTTGTCGATTTGGAATGGCTTCAGACCATCGTGCCTTCTCCTCAAGCGGACTTCTATTTCTGCGGCCCTGTTCCCTTTATGAGGTCGATTTATCATGCTTTGAAACAATGGGGAGTAGCCGAAGAAGCGATCCACTTCGAATTCTTTGGTCCCAAAGGGGAACTGTAA
- a CDS encoding YqzG/YhdC family protein, translating into MYSRIVCKWLCALAFIVTAKPSAYAYPLTVQMEPAYAKWGRLAMNETYKRFPRARIVDYKHVGRQQRSPTVTEETFKLWLRQDHREWGVYVRITFETPTEKVISVRFQEVKR; encoded by the coding sequence ATGTACAGTCGCATCGTGTGCAAATGGTTATGTGCCCTCGCTTTCATCGTAACCGCAAAGCCCTCCGCTTATGCCTACCCATTGACTGTACAGATGGAACCTGCCTACGCGAAATGGGGCCGCTTGGCGATGAACGAAACATATAAGAGGTTCCCGCGCGCCAGGATCGTTGACTATAAGCATGTGGGTCGGCAGCAACGCTCACCTACGGTCACGGAAGAAACGTTTAAACTTTGGCTCCGACAGGATCATCGCGAATGGGGCGTGTATGTGAGGATCACATTTGAAACACCCACGGAAAAAGTCATCTCCGTACGGTTTCAAGAGGTAAAACGTTAA